The proteins below come from a single Candidatus Didemnitutus sp. genomic window:
- the rimO gene encoding 30S ribosomal protein S12 methylthiotransferase RimO — MSIKVSLISLGCAKNLVDSEIMVGHLHQAGMQVIPEAEQADVVIVNTCSFIDSSKEESIGHILEVNQQRGMRKRRKEQKLIVAGCMSQRFSKDLKGELHEVDAFIGLDQVTKVAPIIEEIYAKERGKKDLPADYVAGKSTWIPDYDTPRFRLTPKHFAYVKIAEGCNHPCTFCIIPQIRGRHRSRTVASVVAEVRQLVKEGVKEINLISQDTTFFGMDTWEQRPNPRTPVDSSRGTALTTLLRELNAIEGDFWIRLLYTHPAHWSDELIKTIAECPKVARYIDIPLQHISDHMLGLMQRETSGDYIRDLIRRIRAGIPGIAVRTTFIVGFPGETDADVDELCQFIRETKFERLGVFRYSQEEGTRAAKMAEQLPPKVKEARWHKVMALQKEIAREVSKSYVGRKLRVLVEEPGVARGEADAPDIDGRVYVPKSLPVGTFVDVTINSFHDYDLLAVAKGEEPVVYKVAKQAQ; from the coding sequence GTCGTGATCGTCAACACCTGCTCGTTCATCGACTCGTCCAAAGAGGAATCCATCGGCCACATCCTCGAGGTGAACCAGCAACGCGGCATGCGCAAACGCCGCAAGGAACAGAAACTGATCGTCGCCGGCTGCATGTCGCAGCGCTTCTCGAAGGACCTGAAGGGCGAACTCCACGAAGTCGACGCCTTCATCGGCCTCGATCAAGTCACCAAGGTCGCGCCGATCATCGAGGAGATCTACGCGAAGGAACGCGGCAAGAAGGACCTCCCCGCCGACTACGTCGCCGGCAAGTCGACGTGGATTCCCGACTACGACACGCCGCGCTTCCGGCTCACGCCGAAACATTTTGCCTACGTCAAGATCGCCGAGGGCTGCAACCACCCCTGCACCTTCTGCATCATCCCGCAAATCCGCGGCCGCCACCGCAGCCGCACCGTCGCGAGCGTCGTCGCCGAGGTGCGCCAGCTCGTCAAGGAAGGCGTGAAGGAGATCAACCTGATCTCCCAGGACACGACTTTCTTCGGCATGGACACGTGGGAACAGCGCCCGAATCCGCGCACGCCGGTCGACTCCTCGCGCGGCACCGCACTCACCACTCTCCTGCGCGAACTCAACGCCATCGAGGGCGACTTCTGGATTCGGCTGCTCTACACGCACCCCGCGCATTGGTCCGACGAGCTCATCAAGACCATCGCCGAGTGCCCGAAAGTCGCGCGCTACATCGACATTCCGCTCCAACACATCAGCGACCACATGCTCGGCCTGATGCAGCGCGAGACGAGCGGCGACTACATCCGCGATCTCATCCGCCGCATCCGCGCCGGCATCCCCGGCATCGCCGTGCGCACGACGTTCATCGTCGGCTTCCCCGGCGAAACCGACGCCGACGTCGACGAACTCTGCCAATTCATCCGCGAGACCAAGTTCGAGCGCCTCGGCGTCTTCCGTTACTCGCAGGAGGAAGGCACGCGCGCCGCGAAAATGGCCGAGCAGCTCCCGCCGAAGGTGAAGGAAGCCCGCTGGCACAAAGTCATGGCGCTCCAAAAGGAGATCGCCCGCGAAGTTTCCAAGAGCTACGTCGGCCGCAAACTCCGCGTGCTCGTCGAAGAGCCCGGCGTCGCCCGCGGCGAAGCCGACGCCCCCGACATCGACGGCCGCGTCTACGTCCCGAAGAGCCTGCCCGTCGGCACGTTCGTGGACGTCACGATCAATTCGTTCCACGACTACGACCTCCTCGCCGTCGCCAAGGGCGAGGAGCCCGTCGTCTACAAAGTCGCGAAGCAGGCGCAGTAA
- a CDS encoding Mur ligase: MRIYFMGVCGTAMGNAALLARANGHQVLGADAGIYPPMSAVLAEAGIELHEGYDAARLERLKPDLVVVGNAMSRGNVEVEWLLDTRAIPFTSLPALLAEFVLKGRKNIVIAGTHGKTTTTAIAAFLLRENGRDPGFLIGGVPQDPPMGSHLGSAADPFVIEGDEYDSAFFDKRSKFIHYAPHIAVMNNLEFDHADIFDDLSDVKRTFFHLSRIVPRNGWIVVNGDDANLAALGNFPWTRIVRVGLGENCDVRLTNFTETAEGASFTLSWKSAKWADVRWTQPGLYNARNAAMAAVAAQLSLAAVPPGELLPENITYYVTKAAALDLAPLARYRGVKRRQQLLLDTPALKVIEDFGHHPTAVGEALTSFRARFPGHAIHAAFEPRSNTSRRRVMLDAFKDALVRADHVYLGPVARAHLLKPEERFDHDALIAHLAAHGVRGYTAPTNAELLDKLAAATRAQAAKPQLVVFFTNGSFDGIITGFVKQARG; encoded by the coding sequence ATGCGGATCTACTTCATGGGCGTGTGCGGCACGGCGATGGGCAACGCGGCGCTGCTCGCGCGCGCCAACGGCCATCAGGTGCTGGGTGCCGATGCGGGCATCTACCCGCCGATGAGCGCGGTGCTCGCCGAGGCCGGCATCGAGTTGCATGAAGGCTACGATGCTGCGCGACTCGAGCGACTGAAACCCGATCTGGTGGTCGTCGGCAATGCGATGAGCCGCGGCAACGTGGAGGTCGAGTGGCTGCTCGATACGCGTGCGATACCGTTCACGTCGCTGCCGGCGCTGCTCGCGGAATTCGTCCTGAAGGGGCGGAAGAACATCGTCATCGCCGGCACGCATGGGAAAACCACCACCACAGCCATCGCCGCGTTTCTCCTGCGCGAGAACGGTCGCGATCCGGGTTTCCTGATCGGCGGCGTGCCGCAGGATCCCCCGATGGGCAGCCACCTCGGTAGCGCGGCGGATCCGTTCGTGATTGAGGGCGACGAATACGACAGCGCGTTCTTCGACAAGCGCTCGAAGTTCATCCACTACGCGCCGCACATCGCGGTGATGAACAATCTCGAATTCGATCACGCCGATATTTTCGACGACCTCAGCGACGTGAAGCGCACGTTCTTCCACCTCTCGCGCATCGTGCCGCGCAACGGCTGGATCGTCGTCAACGGCGACGATGCCAACCTCGCCGCGCTCGGCAATTTTCCGTGGACGCGAATCGTGCGCGTTGGCCTCGGCGAGAATTGCGACGTGCGGCTGACGAACTTCACGGAGACGGCGGAAGGCGCGAGCTTCACGTTGAGCTGGAAGAGCGCGAAGTGGGCCGACGTGCGTTGGACGCAGCCCGGCCTCTACAACGCGCGCAACGCCGCGATGGCCGCCGTGGCCGCGCAACTGAGTCTCGCGGCTGTCCCGCCCGGCGAACTACTGCCGGAGAACATTACGTATTACGTAACGAAGGCCGCGGCGCTCGATCTGGCTCCGCTCGCGCGCTATCGCGGCGTGAAGCGCCGGCAGCAGCTGTTGCTCGATACGCCGGCGCTGAAGGTGATCGAGGATTTCGGCCACCATCCGACCGCGGTGGGCGAGGCGCTGACGAGTTTTCGGGCGCGTTTTCCTGGGCACGCGATCCACGCGGCATTCGAGCCGCGCAGCAACACGTCGCGTCGACGCGTGATGCTGGATGCGTTCAAGGATGCGTTGGTGCGCGCCGACCACGTCTACCTCGGGCCTGTCGCGCGAGCGCACCTCCTGAAACCGGAGGAACGCTTCGATCACGACGCGCTCATCGCGCATCTGGCCGCGCACGGCGTGCGCGGCTACACGGCACCGACCAATGCCGAATTGCTCGACAAACTCGCCGCTGCGACGCGCGCGCAGGCGGCGAAACCTCAGTTGGTGGTGTTTTTCACCAACGGCTCGTTCGACGGCATCATCACTGGTTTCGTGAAGCAGGCCCGCGGGTAG
- a CDS encoding M2 family metallopeptidase: MLRSYLVLSLAALFASAPIARADTNATQERADRFLALVNASYQALYTVESNAQWDASTDVSPVHDAASEVAGKARAAFMGNPALIKETRALLLARKDLDELTVRQLERLLLLSAEGPMTNPDLTRARIAAETAQASTLNGFEFKLHGKPISVNEIDNLLQSSTDLAERQAVWEASKESGQALKPGLVKLRDLRNGVARELGFNDYFALQVAGYGMSTDEMVKLNEDFMRVLRPLYLQLHTWVKYKLAEKYHQPVPKRIPAHWINNRWAQEWDGMVEAANLEPYFKDRTPEWVAKSSEQFYVGLGFPKLPESFWKKSDLYPVAAGSARKKNTHASAWHVDLENDLRSLQSIEANPWWFTTNHHEFGHIYYFMAYTRPEVPALLRNGANPAFHEGFGELTALAASQVPYLKSLGVLPADFKADENAFLLNNALSPGVPFIFWASGVMTHWEADIYARNLPESEWNKRWWQYVRDFQGVEPPTERGEEWCDAATKTHINDTPAYYYSYAIAQVFKFQLHDYIAKHILHQPPQSCNYAGNKQVGDFLRTIMAKGQTEDWRKVLKDATGEELSTRAMVEYYAPLLQWLEEQNKGRQIGWD; this comes from the coding sequence ATGCTTCGCTCATACCTCGTGCTCAGTCTGGCCGCGCTTTTCGCCTCCGCGCCGATCGCCCGCGCCGACACCAACGCGACGCAGGAACGTGCCGACCGTTTCCTCGCGCTCGTCAACGCGTCCTATCAGGCGCTCTACACCGTCGAAAGCAACGCGCAGTGGGACGCCTCGACCGACGTCTCGCCGGTGCATGACGCCGCTTCGGAAGTGGCCGGCAAGGCGCGCGCCGCGTTCATGGGCAATCCCGCCCTGATCAAGGAAACCCGCGCGCTCCTGCTCGCGCGCAAGGACCTCGACGAACTCACCGTGCGCCAGCTCGAGCGCCTACTCCTGCTCTCCGCCGAAGGCCCGATGACGAATCCCGATCTCACGCGCGCGCGCATCGCCGCCGAGACGGCGCAGGCGTCCACGTTGAACGGCTTCGAATTCAAGCTGCACGGAAAACCGATCTCGGTGAACGAAATCGACAACCTCCTCCAAAGCAGCACCGACCTCGCCGAGCGCCAGGCCGTCTGGGAAGCCTCGAAGGAATCCGGCCAGGCGTTGAAGCCCGGCCTCGTCAAGCTCCGCGACCTGCGTAACGGCGTCGCCCGCGAGCTCGGCTTCAACGACTACTTCGCGCTCCAGGTCGCCGGCTACGGCATGTCGACCGACGAGATGGTGAAGCTGAACGAAGATTTCATGCGCGTGCTGCGCCCGCTCTACCTCCAGTTGCACACATGGGTGAAATACAAGCTCGCCGAGAAGTATCACCAACCCGTGCCGAAGCGCATCCCGGCGCACTGGATCAACAACCGCTGGGCGCAGGAATGGGACGGCATGGTCGAGGCCGCGAACCTCGAGCCGTATTTCAAGGACCGCACGCCCGAGTGGGTCGCGAAATCCTCCGAGCAATTCTACGTCGGCCTCGGTTTCCCAAAGCTGCCTGAGAGCTTCTGGAAAAAGTCCGACCTCTACCCCGTCGCCGCCGGCAGCGCGCGCAAGAAGAACACCCACGCCTCCGCCTGGCACGTCGACCTCGAGAACGACCTCCGCTCGCTCCAGAGCATCGAGGCCAATCCGTGGTGGTTCACGACCAATCACCACGAGTTCGGGCACATCTACTATTTCATGGCCTACACGCGCCCCGAGGTTCCGGCGCTGCTCCGCAACGGCGCGAACCCGGCCTTCCATGAAGGCTTCGGCGAACTGACCGCCCTCGCCGCCTCGCAGGTGCCCTACCTGAAATCGCTCGGCGTGCTGCCGGCTGACTTCAAGGCCGACGAAAACGCCTTCCTCCTCAACAACGCCCTCTCCCCCGGCGTGCCGTTCATCTTCTGGGCCTCCGGCGTCATGACGCACTGGGAAGCCGACATCTACGCGCGCAACCTGCCCGAGTCGGAGTGGAACAAACGTTGGTGGCAATACGTCCGCGACTTCCAGGGCGTCGAGCCTCCGACCGAGCGCGGCGAGGAGTGGTGCGACGCCGCGACGAAGACTCACATCAACGACACGCCCGCCTACTACTACAGCTACGCCATCGCGCAGGTCTTCAAGTTCCAGCTCCACGACTACATCGCCAAACACATCCTTCATCAGCCTCCGCAGTCCTGCAATTACGCCGGCAACAAGCAGGTCGGCGACTTCCTCCGCACGATCATGGCCAAGGGCCAGACGGAAGATTGGCGCAAGGTGCTCAAGGACGCCACCGGCGAGGAACTCTCGACCCGCGCGATGGTGGAATACTACGCCCCGCTCCTGCAGTGGCTCGAGGAGCAGAACAAAGGCCGCCAAATCGGCTGGGATTGA
- a CDS encoding TolC family protein: protein MPSLRRLIALSFALGSLAAASAQDVATPEPSPAPIREKLTLDDAIRRAVAKNYTIQSDALDVSVARARVLEQLGIFDPQLTGKYTYAENENPLQTFNSSTGLRNFTTDKTDSYELNVGGTLPWGLTYSLGATQTNARGTFNGYADAFDTFAGVSARQPLLRGFGFGTTTAQIRIAMAGRDISEWQFRQSVIDTITRVTFAYYELSFAQSNLRTALRFREVAAMLLEENQKRFKVGAMSEYDVTSARARVAMREENILSAQRGVREAENALKALISDERSTKLLDWKIEIEPLTTLPVALVNPALDFQEALKKRPDYQQAKLNLKRSDITYKYQRNQLLPRVDLVGSYGYNGLDASRETAQRLVRNEDYRSFSYGVQVTIPFTFAAERGRYRQAKFARRQAEIDLDSIEQSIVVAVGNAAANIETTRQRVAAARQARELAQQVLEDEQKRLRAGSSSTFFVSQEQEIVASTEVSELRAEADYRRAVAEYDRQLGVTLEKLNISIAAPK, encoded by the coding sequence ATGCCTTCGCTCCGGCGCCTCATCGCCCTCTCTTTCGCCCTCGGTTCGCTTGCCGCCGCGTCGGCCCAAGACGTCGCCACTCCTGAGCCGTCTCCGGCCCCGATCCGGGAGAAACTGACGCTCGACGACGCCATCCGCCGCGCCGTGGCGAAGAACTACACGATCCAATCCGACGCGCTCGACGTCTCCGTCGCCCGCGCGCGCGTGCTCGAGCAGCTCGGCATCTTCGATCCCCAACTCACGGGCAAATACACCTACGCGGAAAACGAGAACCCGCTGCAGACCTTCAACTCCTCCACCGGCCTGCGCAACTTCACCACCGACAAGACCGACAGCTACGAACTCAACGTCGGCGGCACGCTGCCGTGGGGCCTCACCTACTCGCTCGGCGCCACGCAGACCAACGCCCGCGGCACGTTCAACGGCTACGCCGACGCCTTCGACACCTTCGCCGGCGTCTCGGCGCGCCAGCCGCTGCTGCGCGGCTTCGGCTTCGGCACCACCACCGCCCAGATCCGCATCGCGATGGCCGGCCGCGATATTTCCGAATGGCAATTTCGCCAGTCGGTCATCGACACGATCACCCGCGTCACCTTCGCCTACTACGAGCTGAGCTTCGCGCAATCGAACCTCCGCACCGCCCTGCGCTTCCGCGAAGTCGCCGCGATGCTCCTCGAGGAGAACCAAAAACGCTTCAAGGTCGGCGCGATGTCCGAATACGACGTCACCTCCGCCCGCGCCCGCGTCGCCATGCGCGAGGAGAACATCCTCTCCGCCCAACGCGGCGTCCGCGAAGCCGAGAACGCCCTCAAAGCCCTCATCTCCGACGAACGCAGCACGAAGCTCCTCGATTGGAAAATCGAGATCGAGCCGCTCACCACGCTGCCCGTCGCCCTCGTGAATCCCGCGCTCGATTTCCAGGAAGCCCTCAAGAAGCGCCCCGACTACCAGCAGGCTAAGCTGAACCTCAAGCGCTCCGACATCACCTACAAATACCAGCGCAACCAGCTCCTGCCCCGCGTCGACCTCGTCGGCAGCTACGGCTACAATGGCCTCGACGCCAGCCGCGAGACCGCCCAGCGCCTCGTCCGCAACGAGGACTACCGCTCGTTCAGCTACGGCGTGCAGGTCACGATCCCGTTCACCTTCGCCGCCGAGCGCGGCCGCTACCGCCAGGCGAAATTCGCCCGCCGCCAAGCCGAGATCGACCTCGACTCGATCGAGCAAAGCATCGTCGTCGCCGTCGGCAACGCCGCCGCGAACATCGAGACCACCCGCCAGCGCGTCGCCGCCGCCCGGCAGGCCCGCGAGCTCGCCCAACAGGTCCTCGAAGACGAACAAAAGCGCCTGCGCGCCGGCAGCAGCAGCACGTTCTTCGTCTCCCAGGAGCAGGAAATCGTTGCCAGCACGGAAGTCAGCGAACTCCGCGCCGAAGCCGATTACCGCCGCGCCGTCGCCGAATACGACCGACAGCTCGGCGTGACGCTGGAAAAGCTAAATATCAGCATCGCTGCGCCGAAGTAA
- a CDS encoding DUF1080 domain-containing protein: MSPKSLLFAALVFPVALLAADQPKVTAFERSQGWRLLDASDWHGYRANKLPANWQARDGSFFGAAGAALVTNDAFADFELTFDWKIAEGGNGAVYFRVFEDESAPEKSGPVMQLAGHGDVLGGNGLSAPDRKVSPQFDVWYRCKIVVFGNSVEYWVNGEKVMGYMLDTPDWRKAIAASANPSVAKFVSERSGRVAVVGEGIELRNVKVRAI, from the coding sequence ATGAGCCCCAAGTCCCTCCTGTTCGCCGCGTTGGTTTTCCCGGTCGCGTTGCTGGCGGCCGATCAGCCGAAGGTGACGGCGTTCGAGCGGTCGCAAGGCTGGCGTCTGCTCGATGCGAGCGACTGGCATGGCTATCGCGCCAACAAGCTTCCGGCCAACTGGCAGGCGCGCGACGGCTCGTTCTTCGGTGCGGCGGGCGCGGCGTTGGTGACGAACGATGCGTTCGCGGATTTCGAGCTGACGTTCGACTGGAAGATCGCCGAAGGCGGCAATGGCGCGGTGTATTTCCGGGTGTTCGAGGACGAGTCGGCGCCGGAGAAATCCGGGCCGGTGATGCAGCTGGCCGGGCACGGCGATGTGCTCGGGGGCAACGGCCTGAGCGCGCCCGATCGCAAGGTTTCCCCGCAATTCGACGTGTGGTATCGCTGCAAGATCGTGGTGTTCGGCAACTCGGTCGAATACTGGGTCAACGGCGAGAAAGTGATGGGCTACATGCTCGACACGCCCGACTGGCGCAAGGCGATCGCGGCGAGCGCGAACCCGTCCGTGGCGAAGTTCGTCAGCGAGCGCAGCGGCCGCGTGGCGGTCGTCGGCGAAGGCATCGAGCTGCGGAACGTAAAGGTGCGGGCGATCTGA
- a CDS encoding MBL fold metallo-hydrolase has product MPRIPLEDNFTDVLGKAQRGLQLSDAELVAKAGITASEFAALKKGEIRDHPLRAVARALQLNGAALLTLARKEWYPQQPLFPRGFAMFNTTHEDMTVNSYLVWDTRTRLAAAFDTGADAGAMIDTLASEKLNLRYIFLTHTHEDHIAALPQLAAAAPAAEIWSSDREPVDFPGARTFAENAHFHLGELAVKTLFTWGHSPGQTTFYVTGLSWPLAVVGDSLFAASAGGSRDHYADQLRNDREKIFRLPADTVLACGHGPLTTLNQERRYNPFFAR; this is encoded by the coding sequence ATGCCGCGCATTCCCCTCGAGGACAATTTCACCGACGTGCTGGGCAAGGCCCAACGCGGTCTCCAGCTCTCCGACGCCGAGCTCGTCGCCAAAGCCGGCATCACCGCCAGCGAGTTCGCCGCGCTCAAGAAAGGCGAAATTCGCGACCACCCGCTCCGCGCCGTCGCCCGCGCACTCCAGCTCAACGGCGCCGCGCTCCTCACCCTCGCCCGCAAGGAATGGTATCCGCAACAACCGCTCTTCCCGCGCGGCTTCGCGATGTTCAACACGACGCACGAGGACATGACCGTGAACAGCTACCTCGTGTGGGACACGCGCACCCGCCTCGCCGCCGCCTTCGACACCGGCGCCGACGCCGGCGCGATGATCGACACCCTCGCCAGCGAGAAGCTCAACCTCCGCTACATTTTCCTCACGCACACGCACGAGGACCACATCGCCGCGTTGCCCCAACTCGCCGCCGCCGCGCCCGCCGCCGAGATCTGGTCGAGCGACCGCGAGCCAGTCGACTTCCCCGGCGCGCGCACCTTCGCCGAGAATGCCCATTTCCACCTCGGCGAGCTCGCCGTGAAGACGCTGTTCACCTGGGGCCACTCGCCGGGCCAGACGACATTCTACGTCACCGGCCTTTCGTGGCCGCTCGCAGTCGTCGGCGACTCGCTCTTCGCCGCCTCCGCCGGCGGCAGCCGCGACCACTACGCCGATCAGCTGCGCAACGATCGGGAAAAAATTTTCCGCCTGCCCGCCGACACCGTGCTCGCGTGCGGCCACGGCCCGCTGACCACGCTCAATCAGGAACGCCGATACAATCCGTTCTTCGCCCGATGA
- a CDS encoding transporter substrate-binding domain-containing protein: MPRLPLRRVWFVAWCLLCAGVLGLTWADEPAPPAKRRWRAGVELNAAPFTLADEQGRAAGFSVELLRAVAAERGLEIEFVPLPWSEMFPKFRRGEIDIICNIVDTPERRDFIAFSSTTATLQGALFLRKDHAPLYDYSDINGLRIAVPRESRAHDFLKRSPWRIEFVFEPSLLDCITALDQGRADAVFSTDLVAADIMRRRGLTNIVRSKLEFPDLDYREHFGVSPANPELLAELNEGLLAAQRHEHYDRLYEHWIGPLRPRALGWRDVRPYAIPFLLSLALILFAFAWQRRMLLQVARQAEALRLSEERLSLVLEGSQDGFWDWDVRTGEILRSPRWYSMLGYTADEVPPTHSGFAELIHPDDRARCIASESGFWRGQDHFILELRLRTKDGCWKWILDRGKVVARDPRTHEPLRLAGTHTDITPRKLAEQEAESLQRKMQETQRLESLGVLAGGIAHDFNNLLTVILGNASLVGLDERASPATAGHVEKIKHASNRAADLCRQLLAYAGKGAFTIEQLSLNSIARDTVHLLELSAQRQAALDFALAKDLPLVEGDPSQLQQVIMNLVLNASEAIAEKGGRIRVATARAELVRGELADALPSPDLAAGIYACLEVSDNGCGMPPEVRARIFDPFFTTKFTGRGLGLAAVLGIVRSHRGALTVHSTPGQGSTFRVYLPATASAAPQPEPAPRGRGASTGVVLVADDDESLRPLFAEVLSRLGFTPVITADGNEAIAAFTAEPARFTAALLDLTMPGKDGLQTLRELRRLRAELPCVLVSGYSEHEARARGDVREFTDFLQKPFTPESLKAVLHRATSKA, translated from the coding sequence ATGCCCCGTCTGCCCCTCCGCCGCGTCTGGTTCGTCGCGTGGTGCCTTTTGTGCGCCGGCGTGCTGGGGTTGACGTGGGCCGACGAACCCGCCCCGCCCGCCAAACGCCGCTGGCGCGCCGGCGTCGAGCTCAACGCCGCACCCTTCACGCTCGCCGACGAGCAAGGCCGGGCCGCCGGCTTCTCGGTCGAGTTGCTCCGCGCCGTCGCCGCGGAGCGCGGGCTCGAGATCGAGTTCGTCCCCCTGCCCTGGAGCGAGATGTTCCCGAAATTCCGCCGCGGCGAAATCGACATCATCTGCAACATCGTCGACACCCCCGAGCGCCGCGACTTCATCGCCTTCAGCAGCACCACGGCCACGCTCCAAGGCGCGCTCTTCCTGCGCAAGGACCACGCGCCGCTCTACGACTACAGCGACATCAACGGCCTCCGCATCGCCGTGCCCCGCGAGTCACGCGCGCACGACTTCCTGAAACGCAGCCCGTGGCGGATCGAGTTCGTATTCGAACCCTCGCTCCTCGACTGCATCACCGCGCTCGACCAAGGCCGCGCCGACGCCGTCTTCTCCACCGACCTCGTCGCCGCCGACATCATGCGGCGCCGCGGCCTCACCAACATCGTGCGCTCGAAGCTCGAATTCCCCGACCTCGACTATCGCGAGCACTTCGGCGTCTCGCCCGCCAACCCCGAACTCCTCGCCGAGCTCAACGAAGGTCTCCTCGCCGCCCAGCGCCACGAACATTACGATCGCCTCTACGAACACTGGATCGGCCCGCTCCGCCCGCGCGCGCTCGGCTGGCGCGACGTGCGCCCCTACGCGATCCCGTTCCTCCTCTCGCTCGCGCTCATCCTGTTCGCCTTCGCCTGGCAACGCCGGATGCTCCTGCAAGTCGCCCGCCAAGCCGAGGCGCTCCGCCTCAGCGAGGAACGCCTCTCCCTCGTGCTCGAAGGCAGCCAGGACGGATTCTGGGACTGGGATGTGCGCACCGGCGAAATTCTCCGCAGCCCGCGCTGGTATTCCATGCTCGGCTACACCGCCGACGAAGTCCCACCCACCCACTCGGGCTTCGCCGAGCTCATCCACCCCGACGATCGCGCGCGCTGCATCGCCTCCGAATCCGGATTCTGGCGCGGACAGGATCACTTCATCCTCGAGCTCCGCCTGCGCACCAAGGACGGCTGTTGGAAATGGATCCTCGACCGCGGCAAAGTCGTCGCCCGCGATCCGCGCACACACGAGCCGCTCCGCCTCGCCGGCACCCACACCGACATCACGCCCCGCAAACTCGCCGAGCAGGAAGCCGAGAGCCTGCAGCGCAAGATGCAGGAAACCCAACGCCTCGAGAGCCTCGGCGTCCTCGCCGGCGGCATCGCGCACGACTTCAACAACCTCCTCACCGTCATCCTCGGCAACGCCTCCCTCGTCGGCCTCGACGAGCGCGCCTCGCCTGCGACCGCCGGCCACGTCGAGAAGATCAAGCACGCCTCCAACCGCGCCGCCGATCTCTGCCGCCAGCTCCTCGCCTACGCCGGCAAAGGCGCGTTCACCATCGAGCAGCTGTCGCTCAACTCCATCGCGCGCGACACCGTGCACCTGCTGGAGCTCTCCGCCCAGCGCCAGGCCGCGCTCGACTTTGCGCTCGCGAAGGATCTCCCGCTCGTCGAGGGCGATCCATCGCAACTGCAGCAGGTCATCATGAACCTCGTGCTGAACGCCTCCGAGGCCATCGCCGAAAAGGGCGGACGCATCCGCGTCGCCACCGCGCGCGCCGAACTCGTGCGCGGCGAACTGGCCGACGCCCTGCCCTCCCCCGACCTCGCCGCCGGCATCTACGCCTGCCTTGAAGTGTCCGACAACGGCTGCGGCATGCCACCCGAGGTGCGCGCGCGCATCTTCGACCCCTTCTTCACGACGAAATTCACCGGACGCGGCCTCGGCCTCGCCGCCGTCCTCGGCATCGTGCGCTCCCACCGCGGCGCGCTCACGGTCCACAGCACACCCGGCCAAGGCTCCACGTTCCGCGTCTATCTCCCCGCCACCGCCTCCGCCGCGCCGCAACCCGAGCCGGCTCCCCGCGGCCGCGGCGCCTCGACCGGAGTGGTCCTCGTCGCCGACGACGACGAGTCGCTCCGCCCGCTCTTCGCCGAAGTGCTGAGCCGCCTCGGCTTCACGCCCGTCATCACCGCCGACGGCAACGAAGCCATCGCCGCCTTCACCGCGGAGCCAGCGCGCTTCACCGCCGCGCTCCTCGACCTCACGATGCCCGGCAAGGACGGCCTGCAAACGCTGCGCGAGCTTCGCCGCCTCCGTGCCGAGCTGCCGTGCGTCCTCGTCAGCGGCTACAGCGAACACGAAGCCCGCGCGCGCGGCGATGTGCGCGAGTTCACCGACTTCCTGCAAAAACCGTTCACGCCCGAAAGCCTGAAGGCCGTGCTCCACCGCGCCACGAGCAAGGCGTGA